Proteins from a genomic interval of Symmachiella macrocystis:
- the rpoN gene encoding RNA polymerase factor sigma-54, with amino-acid sequence MQLNISQQMKMSQQMKLAPRMIQSMEILQLPVMALKERIDQELSENILLEQAVPDTAADMSDSELQFERDRDRDDRESADFERKELVVDNDKNNEADFERLMEMSKEWPDHFSSTNPSANRIDDLSSSKHDTITNIESRPESLQENLLEQFHFFNCSPSVREFGEFLIQNLDDNGRLPDNPRGTPIVGQNGAPHDSLQEMIEVYSVRISPDDAQSALSLIQKLEPRGVGARDLKECLLLQIDDDTPYRDVLIALITSHLDDLYQNRLPVIERKTGYSLDVIKEACEQLRHLNPWPGRGFDAAPAQSIVPDVYIEKDDEGKYTIRLEREYTPNLTISRKYQELLAGDADAATKEYVKHKINAARWIIDAVEQRYSTLKRVSQAIVDHQTEFLDKGPEYIVPLKMEQIADVVGVHVTTVSRAVDDKYIQTPRSIIPLKRFFGGGTTNSQGEEVAWDVIRIKLREIVDAEDKRQPLSDDALVVELAKHGYKLARRTITKYRKAMDIPSSRQRREY; translated from the coding sequence ATGCAACTGAATATTTCGCAACAGATGAAGATGAGCCAGCAAATGAAGCTGGCCCCGCGGATGATTCAGTCCATGGAAATCCTGCAGTTGCCGGTCATGGCGCTCAAGGAACGCATCGATCAAGAGCTTTCCGAGAACATTTTGCTCGAGCAGGCGGTTCCCGATACCGCTGCCGACATGTCGGATTCAGAATTGCAATTCGAACGGGACCGCGACCGCGACGACCGCGAGTCCGCCGACTTCGAACGCAAGGAACTTGTTGTCGACAACGACAAAAACAACGAAGCTGACTTCGAACGCTTGATGGAAATGTCGAAAGAATGGCCCGACCATTTTTCCTCGACCAACCCCTCGGCAAATCGAATCGACGATCTTAGCAGTAGCAAACACGACACGATTACCAATATCGAGTCGCGCCCCGAGTCGCTGCAAGAAAACCTGTTGGAGCAGTTTCACTTTTTCAATTGCTCACCCTCTGTTCGCGAATTCGGCGAGTTCCTGATTCAAAACCTCGACGACAATGGCCGGTTGCCGGACAATCCGCGCGGCACGCCGATCGTTGGGCAAAACGGAGCGCCGCACGATTCACTACAGGAGATGATCGAAGTCTACAGCGTGCGGATTTCTCCCGATGATGCGCAATCCGCGCTCTCGTTGATTCAAAAGCTCGAACCACGCGGCGTCGGCGCGCGGGACCTGAAGGAATGCCTGCTGCTGCAAATCGACGATGACACTCCTTATCGCGATGTGTTGATCGCCTTAATTACCTCGCATCTCGACGACCTCTATCAAAACCGGCTCCCGGTGATTGAGCGTAAAACCGGCTATTCGCTAGATGTGATCAAAGAAGCCTGTGAGCAATTGCGGCATCTTAATCCTTGGCCGGGACGCGGATTCGACGCCGCCCCCGCGCAAAGCATTGTGCCGGATGTCTACATCGAAAAAGATGACGAAGGAAAATACACGATCCGCTTGGAACGTGAATACACGCCCAATCTGACAATCAGTCGCAAATACCAAGAACTACTCGCCGGCGATGCCGATGCGGCGACCAAGGAATACGTCAAACACAAAATCAATGCGGCTCGTTGGATCATCGATGCTGTCGAACAACGATACTCCACGCTCAAACGCGTCTCGCAGGCCATTGTCGATCACCAGACGGAATTTCTCGACAAAGGGCCCGAGTATATCGTCCCGCTCAAAATGGAGCAGATTGCCGATGTGGTCGGTGTGCACGTCACGACCGTCTCTCGCGCCGTCGACGATAAGTACATTCAAACGCCCCGCTCGATTATCCCACTCAAACGGTTCTTCGGCGGCGGCACAACCAACTCCCAAGGTGAGGAAGTCGCCTGGGATGTGATCCGCATCAAACTGCGTGAGATCGTCGACGCCGAGGACAAACGCCAACCGCTCAGCGATGATGCTCTCGTTGTCGAGTTAGCCAAACATGGCTACAAACTCGCCCGCCGCACGATCACCAAGTACCGCAAGGCGATGGACATCCCTTCGTCCCGCCAGCGCCGCGAATACTAA